In Aethina tumida isolate Nest 87 chromosome 2, icAetTumi1.1, whole genome shotgun sequence, the DNA window ATTGcgttgttcatttttatgctaaattattgagtccaaaagaatatttttttaatgtttgcctaaaaatattatttggaatCTGTAGTTTTAAGTACCGTTCTGTCGACAATCACGTGCACAGTACCTGAACAACGCATgcctattatttaattcattccgTTACTTATGTGAATACACTATCGataatttcaatgatttttcCAAGAAATAACGGTAATGTGACACATAACTGTTCTTTAAAAAGACcaaaaaactactttttagACTGGtcctttaaaatttgattgtaaTCATGGTTGCATacaatgattattataatgattatCCTGGAAGTTCTGTACCATAGATACAGCTTCCCGAAAATAGTTTTGGACATTGTCATCAAAACTATTTCATGTAAACATGTCTAGTTTCGAATGaacattagatattttaagcATTATTTGTGGTAGCCATTAATTAaccttaaaaatacaaatgagACATACATTTatagaagtttatttttaactatggTTACCAGACTTTTCATACACACTTCTTTGTCTCCTCCTTAATAAacctttacataatttaataggaGAGATGATTATAATCTTTACATTTAGTCAGATGAAGAACAAAAAGacttaaatatatagaatttgaAGGAGATACCCTACTTAATCTTAATATTATGTGAatagtaaacaatttaaatatgtaaaagtaaaaaactagAAGAGTAATTAGATCCTAGTAATGTTCTTAATGACTGTTGACCTAACGTAGAGTCAGAGAACAAAACAGCACATAATTGATGATTACATTCAACTCCACAAAACTTTCGTCGTACTTTTTTCCCATTGTTTACGCTCCAACGTTGTTTGATGATTAAAGTTTCCGACCTATCCGATTATAAATGGTCAATCACTTTGAACCCTTTCCCAGGACCCTCACGCTGCGACCTATTTTATCCTTAGCTCTGACTGATTAATTACACGGCACACGGCGTTTTACTCAAGCCTGGCTTCCTCcggattaatttataatacttttttttcttgttgttgTTGCCGTGGGGAAATATATCATCTTATATATAATGGCGCACCATTTTTTATCCCGTTTATATCCTTTCAGGTGGGTCCAAAATGCTACCGCATTAATCACCGTGACCATTGTGTTACCGGAGTGCAACACCGACAAGATAATCAAACCATTAATAAGGCAAATTttgcattaataataaacagtcGGCAGCCCGAGGTGAAGTTCCAACGTGGGGCTCCCACTTTGCCGATTAACTGGATGCACCGGCATCGATCCGCCACTCTCATCAGCCGAAACAATGCGTACCTccggtttttttttctaaagaatTAATCTGCAGATTAGTCAGGCTCCGGCCGGATTAGCCGGATCTTGGCGGGCTTCAGAGGAAATCAAAAGTTGCGTTGCCATGGCTGCACTGAAGCACCACCAGTTGGTGCACGCCcccatttatgttttaattacaacaaaCATCAGCGGGGTGTGCACCCTTTTACGACCTACTTAACAGCCACTAAAAAACTGCATTTACTTTACAGCGAGTAACGCGGATAATGCGGACGTGTCGGTTCGTAATAAACGTAGATAAAAACTTAGACGGGGATGCTTTATCATCACCCTGGTGCTTTGGATCTTTAGCGCTGGGTGCTTAAGGCGTTTTATAAAGGATATCAGATTCAATCTTTGGCCGGGAACAACATAAAACTGTAGGTATATCAAACGGACGTTAAACCACTAAATCATTGTTTCGGCCGCATACGCCATATGTGCaacattactttttatttcggCGTTCTCGAGGTAGAAAAAAAAGGGCGAAACAACGGAGGGAAAGCTAGTGAAGTGTCCCCTCGGTCGCACCGGACGGTTTGTGGCAGGGAAATTACAAAATGTCGGAATTTATTGGAATAATAAAGGCCTGTCGTGtggtgtttattattttttgggcCACTTTTGTTTgtcttttatatataaatacctTAGAGAACAATAAAAAGTGTACAAAACAAGAAAACGAGGTGAACTATAGAAGTTTATTAGTGTTAACAATCCCTAACAGAGGACAATGTTGATTCATTAATCACAGACATCTAAAAAAATCTGTACATAATTTTAGTGTCGTTCTGTCTCATTCTATAAAGATATGGAGGACGAAGAATACGATTATAATGATGCCCACGACGACTTCGATGATGATGTTGAGCCCGACAATATTGAAGACCTCGAACAACCCATGGAGGAAGGCGAAACCACCGATATATTGCCACCAGGACAAGCATCTGGTGGTTTACCCAAAGATAAAAGGATATCCACCAAATACATGACCAAATATGAAAGAGCTCGTGTCTTAGGCACTAGGGCCTTACAAATAGCCATGTGTGCACCCATTATGGTGGAATTGGAAGGAGAGACTGATCCACTTCAAATCGCCATGAAGGAACTGAAGGAACAAAAAATTCCCATAATTATTAGAAGGTTTTTGCCTGAAAATTCTTATGAGGATtgggaattttttatatattacttttgTACAAATACAGAATCCTTTATATTGCATAAATGACTGAAGCAACAGCTTGGAAAGGTGACGAAGGGCACGTGGTGCAATTGGAACGTCTGAACAAAATGCCATCGGTTGGTAATTACGTACACGGCGTTCTTAAATTACTTCCCGCCGCACCGCCATTAAAACTAATGGACCAATTTGTCCTAACGGTCAGGGATTAATGAATTGGCCGCAGGCACAGACGTACAAGAAGCGGCCGGcgattatttctaatttctaaaatgCGTGTAAAAAATTCACCACAATCCGCCAAACGACagcttctaaataatttgtggGCAATTCTCCAAGACGTGGAATGAATCTTTTGATAATGCAGGAggattttgtttgattatatttattacatggtACATTCCTTCCCCTTCACATTGCTTCTcgttgtttgttatttatttaaatcatatggACATGAtggagaaataaaattttgtaattaaacatgtatattatacatttaggtctttattagttaaaaaattatacacatcttctcaaatttaaataggtcaatgatcaataataattaattcatcaatGCTCCAATCCTCATAGGAATTATCAGGCAAAAACCTCCTAATAATGATGGGAATTTTTCGTTCCTTCAGCTCCTTCATGGCAATTTGAAGTGGATCAGTCTCCCCTTCCAATTCCACCATAATAGGTGCACACATGGCTATTTGTAAGGCTCTAGTGCCTAAGACCCGAGCTCTTTCATATTTGGTCATATATTTGGTGGATATCCTTTTATCTTTGGGTACACCACCAGATGCTTGTCCTGGTGGCAATATATCGATGGTGTCGCCCTCCTCCATGGGTTGTTCGAGGTCTTCAATATTGTCGGGCTCAACATCATCATCGAAGTCGTCGTTGGCATCATTATAATCGTATTCTTCGTCAgccataattttatacagaacaaCACTTAAATGATGAATGAGATGTGAACTCTTCGAAGTAAGAAGGAGAATGATTTGATGGTACTTCTTTAGCCAAATACaggttatatatatattcaatatgttACCTTTAATacctacattattttatataattcaccTTTAATATCGATTATTACCTAATCATTCTGAGATTAATGAGCCAACAGTtttctttgtattttatatgaattaaacaatttcgCTAATGTTTCTCATTAAAAGATCGTAAAACCTTTACTTAATTGTGCAGTTTACACACTTTTATTTGACCCTTTACTAACAAGATTTTTGTTAGGAACGgtgaaagaatttattttttttctatcacaCTTGGAACTAGAATGGATGAGtctataattgaatttgtacGACTTCGAAAGAATGTGATAGGTtttgaaaagtttgttttattgaaagttttagactttgacaaattaattgtgaAGGATTAATTAAACTCTTATCAGTTTTCATTAAACATTTGTCTCTACgtagtaattattaatgttagaCCGTGTTTTTAACCAACTTTCTGCCTAAAAACAGTACagtacattaaaatgtttatttgtttttctcagtataatttaaaacaaaaaaaataaagcaggttaactttaaaaattaattaaaatgtgactAATCCACTTTTAAAGCatcataataaacaattttattgaatcatTTCCTTGTACTTTATAAcgtaaagtctaaaattattttcaataataaatcaaaagatagTAAAATCTCTCAGTATTTTCCTtgagatattataaaatgatacgATTTATCCCCTTTGTTACGGTTATGCCATAAAAATGGATGGATAATACCACTTTTTATAGTctattcatttcaattaatcacgaaaaagttcaaattttattaacagatattaaaatactgttttatgaaaaatatttcctttgtttcatatttatttgtttttttttttgttaatattgcaATGTCAAAAGcagtatttatttgtttcaatttctgTTGGATTTATTCATATACTTCAGTATATAAAggacattaaaattgtaaaatattttagttgcaTGAAATACAATACTGTtagattttatcaaattattctgtattatttaaatgctcTTGAAGCAATTAATTACTGATCTCCCttccaataattattaatttaattgaatttgaattgattAATTACTATGTtagtatacatataaattccaCGTCATAACTTTGATAATAttctcaatatataaaatttaattgaatcaaacaaaaaaaaataattaatcgaaATATTTATGTCTTGTAAAATCATagaaatgattaatttgtGAACCAAAGAAACGACTTTGTGAATTGATAgtgaagtaattaattactgattttactaataataattattaattaagttgggttttgaatgaaaaatatataaaaatgtaaaacataataataaatatgatattatcttaattagtgaaatattaagtaaaatataaagacaCTGACacgttattagttattaaacaaactaatttataaatacaaagtacattatttaaatgctccatgaattaataataataataattaattactgattttgcttgcaataataattaattgaattgtatacataataattattatatttgtatattaaagggaatttatttttataaacataaaaaacatcCTAAAAttgtaagtacatattttaaatttaaacaagattTGACCAAAGGTTAcggaaatatgaatttttgaaatttaaatttgaggtattatattttcttccgTCCATGCCCCAGGTCCTGGGGAACACTCTGAAGAAGGTTTCCCTATGGAGATGGTGTCCATACCCCAGGTCCTGGGGGACTCTCTGAAGAAGGTTTCCACTACGGAGATGGTGTCCATGCCCCAGGTCCTGGGGGACTCTCTGAAGAAGGTTTCCACTA includes these proteins:
- the LOC109605686 gene encoding DNA-directed RNA polymerases I, II, and III subunit RPABC2-like, which produces MEDEEYDYNDAHDDFDDDVEPDNIEDLEQPMEEGETTDILPPGQASGGLPKDKRISTKYMTKYERARVLGTRALQIAMCAPIMVELEGETDPLQIAMKELKEQKIPIIIRRFLPENSYEDWEFFIYYFCTNTESFILHK
- the LOC109605687 gene encoding DNA-directed RNA polymerases I, II, and III subunit RPABC2-like codes for the protein MADEEYDYNDANDDFDDDVEPDNIEDLEQPMEEGDTIDILPPGQASGGVPKDKRISTKYMTKYERARVLGTRALQIAMCAPIMVELEGETDPLQIAMKELKERKIPIIIRRFLPDNSYEDWSIDELIIIDH